A portion of the Streptomyces sp. NBC_01335 genome contains these proteins:
- a CDS encoding WhiB family transcriptional regulator — translation MLQLPHQPLQVAAVPAQRAPAREDQAGPWHSEAVCRRDEAGLFFAPSKEPTAARLSREDAAKRVCARCPVMVECQEHALMQPEPYGVWGGLTAAERRVVLARRRRRDVELKAAAAAKGSIAAAG, via the coding sequence GTGCTGCAACTGCCTCATCAGCCCCTGCAGGTCGCCGCTGTGCCCGCTCAGCGAGCTCCCGCACGGGAAGACCAGGCGGGCCCCTGGCATTCCGAGGCGGTGTGCCGCCGGGACGAAGCCGGGCTTTTCTTCGCGCCGTCGAAGGAGCCGACAGCCGCCCGGCTGTCCCGTGAGGACGCCGCGAAGCGGGTCTGCGCCCGCTGCCCCGTCATGGTGGAGTGTCAGGAACATGCCCTGATGCAGCCGGAGCCGTACGGGGTCTGGGGCGGTCTCACCGCCGCCGAGCGTCGGGTGGTCCTGGCCCGCAGGCGTCGGCGTGACGTGGAGCTCAAGGCGGCCGCGGCCGCCAAGGGGTCGATCGCCGCCGCTGGTTGA
- a CDS encoding class II fumarate hydratase, translating into MTDAQDPAEFRVEHDSMGEVRVPADAKWRAQTQRAVENFPVSGQRLERAHIEALARIKAAAAKVNAGLGVLDPEVAEAIRGAAAEVAEGRWDDHFPVDVFQTGSGTSSNMNTNEVIATLASERLGRDVHPNDHVNASQSSNDVFPSSIHIAATAAVTGDLVPALEHLAASLERKARQFAEVVKSGRTHLMDATPVTLGQEFGGYAAQISYGVERLRASLPRLAELPLGGTAVGTGINTPPGFSAAVIAEIAGTTGLPLTEARNHFEAQGARDGLVEVSGQLRTVAVSLTKISNDLRWMASGPRTGLAEIALPDLQPGSSIMPGKVNPVIPEAVLMVAAQVMGNDATVAVAGAAGNFELNVMMPVIAKNLLESVRLLANAARLLADRTVDGITADTARTRAYAESSPSVVTPLNKYLGYEEAAKVAKKSLADGTTIRETVLASGYVERGDLTVEQLDAALDVLRMTRP; encoded by the coding sequence ATGACCGATGCACAGGACCCGGCGGAATTCCGTGTCGAGCACGACTCGATGGGTGAGGTGAGGGTCCCGGCGGACGCCAAGTGGCGCGCGCAGACCCAGCGGGCGGTGGAGAACTTCCCCGTCTCCGGCCAACGCCTCGAACGCGCCCACATCGAGGCGCTGGCCCGGATCAAGGCGGCGGCGGCCAAGGTCAACGCCGGTCTGGGGGTGCTCGATCCGGAGGTCGCCGAGGCGATCCGGGGGGCCGCCGCCGAGGTGGCGGAGGGCCGGTGGGACGACCACTTCCCGGTCGACGTGTTCCAGACCGGCTCGGGGACCTCGTCCAACATGAACACCAACGAGGTGATCGCCACCCTCGCCTCCGAGCGGCTCGGCCGTGACGTGCACCCCAACGACCACGTCAACGCCTCGCAGTCCTCGAACGACGTCTTCCCGTCCTCGATCCACATCGCCGCCACCGCCGCCGTCACCGGCGACCTCGTCCCGGCCCTGGAGCACCTGGCCGCGTCGCTGGAGCGCAAGGCGCGCCAGTTCGCGGAGGTCGTCAAGTCGGGGCGTACCCACCTCATGGACGCGACGCCCGTCACCCTTGGACAGGAGTTCGGTGGGTACGCGGCGCAGATCTCCTACGGCGTCGAGCGCCTGCGCGCCTCCCTGCCCCGGCTCGCCGAACTCCCGCTGGGCGGTACGGCGGTCGGCACCGGGATCAACACCCCACCCGGCTTCTCCGCCGCGGTGATCGCGGAGATCGCCGGCACGACGGGGCTGCCGCTGACGGAGGCCCGCAACCACTTCGAGGCGCAGGGGGCGCGGGACGGGCTCGTGGAGGTCTCGGGCCAGTTGCGTACGGTCGCGGTCTCGCTGACCAAGATCTCCAACGACCTGCGGTGGATGGCCTCCGGGCCGCGCACCGGGCTGGCCGAGATCGCGCTGCCCGACCTCCAGCCGGGGTCCTCGATCATGCCGGGCAAGGTGAACCCGGTGATCCCCGAGGCGGTGCTGATGGTCGCGGCGCAGGTGATGGGGAACGACGCCACGGTCGCGGTGGCGGGCGCGGCGGGGAACTTCGAGCTGAACGTGATGATGCCGGTCATCGCGAAGAACCTGCTGGAGTCCGTACGGCTGCTCGCCAACGCCGCGCGGCTGCTGGCGGACCGCACGGTGGACGGCATCACCGCCGACACCGCCCGGACCCGCGCCTACGCGGAGTCCTCGCCCTCGGTGGTGACCCCGCTGAACAAGTACCTCGGGTACGAGGAGGCGGCCAAGGTCGCCAAGAAGTCGCTGGCCGACGGCACCACGATCCGCGAGACCGTGCTGGCCTCCGGGTACGTGGAGCGGGGCGACCTGACGGTGGAACAGCTGGACGCGGCGCTGGACGTGCTGCGCATGACCAGGCCGTGA
- the glpX gene encoding class II fructose-bisphosphatase: MPEHHLPSQLEVSPEAPDRNLALELVRVTEAAAMAAGRWVGRGDKIGADGAAVRAMRTLVSTVSMNGVVVIGEGEKDEAPMLFNGERVGDGTGAEVDIAVDPIDGTTLNAKGMSNAIAVLAAADRGAMFDPSAVFYMDKLVTGPEAADFVDIDAPVAVNIRRVAKAKRSSPEDVTVVVLDRPRHEGIVKEIRDTGARIKFISDGDVAGSIMAAREGTGIDLLMGIGGTPEGIISACAIKCLGGVIQGKLWPKDEAERQKALDAGHDLDRVLSTDDLVRGDNVFFVATGITDGELMRGVRYRAETATTESIVMRSKSGTIRTISSTHRLSKLRAYSAIDFDRAQ; this comes from the coding sequence ATGCCCGAGCACCATCTGCCGTCCCAGCTGGAAGTCTCTCCGGAGGCCCCCGACCGCAACCTCGCCCTCGAACTGGTCCGGGTCACCGAGGCCGCCGCCATGGCCGCCGGCCGGTGGGTCGGGCGCGGCGACAAGATCGGCGCCGACGGGGCCGCGGTGAGGGCCATGCGGACCCTCGTCTCCACGGTCTCCATGAACGGCGTGGTCGTCATCGGCGAAGGAGAGAAGGACGAGGCCCCGATGCTCTTCAACGGCGAACGGGTCGGCGACGGCACCGGCGCCGAGGTCGACATCGCCGTGGACCCGATCGACGGCACCACGCTCAACGCCAAGGGCATGTCCAACGCCATCGCGGTGCTGGCCGCCGCCGACCGGGGGGCGATGTTCGACCCGTCGGCCGTCTTCTACATGGACAAGCTGGTGACCGGGCCCGAGGCCGCCGACTTCGTCGACATCGACGCGCCCGTCGCGGTCAACATCCGGCGGGTCGCGAAGGCGAAGCGCTCCTCGCCGGAGGACGTCACCGTCGTCGTGCTCGACCGCCCGCGCCACGAGGGCATCGTGAAGGAGATCCGGGACACCGGGGCCCGGATCAAGTTCATCTCGGACGGCGACGTGGCCGGTTCGATCATGGCCGCCCGCGAGGGCACCGGCATCGACCTGCTCATGGGCATCGGCGGCACGCCCGAGGGCATCATCTCGGCCTGCGCCATAAAGTGCCTGGGCGGTGTCATCCAGGGCAAGCTGTGGCCGAAGGACGAGGCCGAGCGGCAGAAGGCCCTGGACGCCGGGCACGACCTGGACCGGGTGCTGTCGACGGACGACCTGGTCCGCGGCGACAACGTGTTCTTCGTGGCGACCGGGATCACCGACGGCGAGCTGATGCGCGGAGTCCGCTACCGGGCGGAGACAGCCACCACCGAATCGATCGTGATGCGGTCCAAGTCGGGCACGATCCGCACCATCTCGTCCACGCACCGGCTGTCGAAGCTGCGCGCGTACAGCGCGATCGACTTCGACCGGGCGCAGTAG
- a CDS encoding fumarate hydratase, whose product MPEFAYSDLLPVGEDTTPYRLVTSEGVSTFEADGRTFLKVAPEALRTLAAEAMHDISHYLRPTHLAQLRRIIDDPEASSNDKFVALDLLKNANIAAAGVLPMCQDTGTAIVMGKRGQNVLTEGGDEEALSHGIFDAYTKLNLRYSQMAPLTMWEEKNTGSNLPAQIELYATDGGAYKFLFMAKGGGSANKSFLYQETKAVLNEASMMKFLEEKIRSLGTAACPPYHLAIVVGGTSAEFALKTAKYASAHYLDELPGEGSPTGHGFRDKELEEKVFELTQKIGIGAQFGGKYFCHDVRVVRLPRHGASLPVAIAVSCSADRQATAKITAEGVFLEQLETDPARFLPDTTDEHLDESGDVVRIDLNRPMDEILAELTKYPVKTRLSLTGPLVVARDIAHAKIKERLDAGEEMPQYLKDHPVYYAGPAKTPEGYASGSFGPTTAGRMDSYVEQFQAAGGSKVMLAKGNRSKQVTDACGSHGGFYLGSIGGPAARLAQDCIKKVEVVEYEELGMEAVWRIEVEDFPAFVVVDDKGNDFFTEPAPAPTFTSIPVRGPGLA is encoded by the coding sequence ATGCCAGAGTTTGCGTACTCCGATCTGCTCCCCGTGGGAGAGGACACCACGCCGTACCGGCTGGTGACCTCCGAAGGCGTTTCGACCTTCGAGGCCGACGGCCGTACGTTCCTCAAGGTGGCGCCCGAGGCGCTGCGCACGCTGGCCGCCGAGGCGATGCACGACATCTCCCACTACCTGCGCCCCACCCACCTCGCCCAGCTGCGGCGGATCATCGACGACCCGGAGGCGTCCTCGAACGACAAGTTCGTGGCGCTGGACCTGCTGAAGAACGCGAACATCGCCGCCGCCGGCGTGCTGCCCATGTGCCAGGACACCGGCACGGCCATCGTCATGGGCAAGCGCGGTCAGAACGTGCTGACCGAGGGCGGTGACGAGGAGGCGCTGTCGCACGGCATCTTCGACGCGTACACCAAGCTCAATCTGCGGTACTCGCAGATGGCTCCGCTCACCATGTGGGAGGAGAAGAACACCGGCTCCAACCTGCCCGCGCAGATCGAGCTGTACGCCACCGACGGCGGCGCGTACAAGTTCCTCTTCATGGCGAAGGGCGGCGGCTCGGCGAACAAGTCGTTCCTCTACCAGGAGACGAAGGCCGTCCTGAACGAGGCCTCCATGATGAAGTTCCTGGAGGAGAAGATCCGTTCGCTGGGCACCGCGGCCTGCCCGCCGTACCACCTGGCGATCGTGGTCGGCGGTACGTCGGCGGAGTTCGCGCTGAAGACCGCCAAGTACGCCTCCGCGCACTACCTCGACGAGCTGCCCGGCGAGGGCTCCCCCACCGGGCACGGCTTCCGGGACAAGGAGCTGGAGGAGAAGGTCTTCGAGCTGACGCAGAAGATCGGGATCGGCGCGCAGTTCGGCGGCAAGTACTTCTGCCACGACGTACGCGTGGTCCGCCTCCCCCGGCACGGCGCCTCGCTGCCGGTGGCCATCGCCGTCTCCTGCTCCGCCGACCGCCAGGCGACCGCGAAGATCACCGCCGAGGGCGTCTTCCTGGAGCAGCTGGAGACGGACCCGGCGCGCTTCCTGCCGGACACCACCGACGAGCACCTCGACGAGTCCGGTGACGTGGTGCGGATCGACCTCAACCGGCCGATGGACGAGATCCTCGCCGAGCTGACCAAGTACCCGGTCAAGACCCGTCTCTCGCTGACCGGCCCGCTGGTCGTGGCGCGCGACATCGCGCACGCCAAGATCAAGGAGCGGCTGGACGCGGGCGAGGAGATGCCGCAGTACCTCAAGGACCACCCGGTCTACTACGCGGGCCCGGCGAAGACGCCCGAGGGATACGCGTCCGGGTCGTTCGGCCCGACGACGGCCGGCCGGATGGACAGCTACGTCGAGCAGTTCCAGGCGGCGGGCGGCTCCAAGGTGATGCTGGCGAAGGGCAACCGGAGCAAGCAGGTCACCGACGCCTGCGGTTCGCACGGCGGGTTCTACCTGGGCTCGATCGGCGGCCCGGCGGCCCGGCTGGCGCAGGACTGCATCAAGAAGGTCGAGGTCGTCGAGTACGAGGAGCTCGGCATGGAGGCGGTCTGGCGGATCGAGGTCGAGGACTTCCCCGCGTTCGTCGTGGTGGACGACAAGGGCAACGACTTCTTCACCGAGCCCGCCCCGGCGCCGACCTTCACCAGCATCCCGGTGCGCGGCCCCGGCCTCGCCTGA
- a CDS encoding M18 family aminopeptidase: MTPAPHRSHTDDLLAFIAASPSPYHAVASAVTRLEKAGFRELRGTDDWSGTTGGCYVARAGALIAWYVPKDAPVHTPLRIVGCHTDSPNLRVKPNPDTGTAGWRQIGVEIYGGVPLNTWLDRDLGISGRLTLRGGTPGAPRELLVRIDEPLLRVPQLAIHLDRRVNEGALLDPQRHLAPVWSLGAPEEGALLRRVAAAAGADPADVLGWDLMLHDVQPPGYLGVEREFVVAPRLDNLVSVHAGVTALADAAGAGEQPRYIPVLAAFDHEEVGSASQTGAQSPLLERVLSRAVAARGGSAEDWARALAGSFCVSADMTHAVHPNYQERHDPGHHPLPNGGPTVKVNTNQRYATDSTGVALFREACDRAGVPWQSFAANNAMPCGTSIGPLTAARLGVTTLDVGVPGLSMHSARELCGAEDPAYLAAALSAVLTAA; this comes from the coding sequence ATGACGCCGGCCCCCCACCGAAGCCACACCGACGACCTGCTGGCCTTCATCGCCGCCAGCCCCTCCCCCTACCACGCGGTGGCGAGCGCCGTGACGCGCCTGGAGAAGGCGGGATTCCGCGAGTTGCGCGGTACGGACGACTGGAGCGGTACGACCGGAGGCTGTTACGTCGCCCGCGCGGGCGCGCTGATCGCCTGGTACGTCCCCAAGGACGCGCCCGTGCACACCCCCCTGCGGATCGTCGGCTGTCACACCGACTCGCCGAACCTGCGGGTGAAACCGAACCCCGACACGGGGACCGCGGGCTGGCGCCAGATCGGTGTCGAGATCTACGGCGGGGTGCCGCTGAACACCTGGCTCGACCGCGACCTGGGCATCAGCGGCCGGCTCACCCTGCGCGGCGGCACCCCCGGCGCCCCGCGCGAGCTGCTGGTGCGCATCGACGAGCCGCTGCTGCGCGTCCCGCAGCTCGCCATCCACCTCGACCGGAGGGTCAACGAGGGGGCACTGCTCGACCCGCAGCGCCACCTCGCCCCGGTGTGGTCGCTCGGCGCGCCCGAGGAGGGCGCGCTGCTGCGCCGGGTCGCGGCGGCGGCCGGCGCGGACCCGGCGGACGTGCTGGGCTGGGACCTGATGCTGCACGACGTCCAGCCGCCGGGATACCTGGGCGTGGAGCGGGAGTTCGTGGTCGCGCCCCGCCTCGACAACCTGGTCTCCGTGCACGCGGGCGTCACCGCGCTGGCGGACGCCGCCGGCGCCGGCGAGCAGCCCCGGTACATCCCGGTGCTGGCCGCCTTCGACCACGAGGAGGTCGGCAGCGCCTCGCAGACCGGGGCGCAGAGCCCGCTGCTGGAGCGGGTGCTGTCGCGCGCGGTGGCGGCGCGCGGCGGCAGCGCGGAGGACTGGGCGCGGGCACTGGCCGGCTCCTTCTGCGTCTCGGCCGACATGACCCACGCCGTGCACCCCAACTACCAGGAGCGCCACGACCCCGGCCACCACCCGCTGCCGAACGGCGGCCCGACGGTGAAGGTCAACACCAACCAGCGGTACGCCACCGACAGCACGGGGGTCGCGCTCTTCCGCGAGGCGTGCGACCGGGCCGGGGTGCCGTGGCAGTCCTTCGCCGCCAACAACGCGATGCCCTGCGGTACGTCGATCGGCCCGCTGACCGCCGCCCGGCTCGGGGTGACCACGCTCGACGTCGGGGTCCCCGGGCTCTCCATGCACTCGGCGCGCGAGCTGTGCGGGGCCGAGGACCCGGCGTATCTGGCGGCGGCGCTGTCCGCCGTGCTGACGGCCGCCTGA
- a CDS encoding DUF1707 SHOCT-like domain-containing protein, which yields MDLEKQPQQSPRPTATAAAPSSGPSGFRASDADRDRIADILREAVAEGRLTAEEHAERVELVYRAKTVGELEPLVSDLPAAGSPAPGRATTGPFAYEAGAASADAEKLVAVFSSATRRGRWRVGGRTHAFALFGTVEIDLTEALFGQRLTVINATSIFGNVEVKVPENITLRGSGTGIFANFEVENTESADPEAPVVVVNGYSVFGNVEAKPKRGKLIENLQRQLRKHLGH from the coding sequence GTGGACCTCGAAAAGCAGCCTCAGCAGTCCCCGCGGCCGACGGCCACGGCCGCCGCCCCGTCCTCCGGGCCCTCCGGCTTCCGCGCGTCCGACGCCGACCGCGACCGGATCGCGGACATCCTGCGGGAAGCGGTGGCCGAAGGCCGGCTGACCGCCGAGGAGCACGCGGAGCGGGTCGAACTCGTCTACCGCGCCAAGACCGTCGGCGAGCTGGAGCCCCTGGTGAGCGATCTTCCCGCCGCCGGGAGCCCCGCGCCCGGGCGGGCGACGACGGGCCCGTTCGCGTACGAGGCGGGCGCCGCCTCCGCCGACGCGGAGAAGCTCGTCGCGGTCTTCAGCAGCGCCACGCGCAGGGGCCGTTGGCGGGTCGGCGGGCGCACCCACGCGTTCGCGCTCTTCGGCACGGTGGAGATCGATCTGACCGAAGCGCTGTTCGGGCAACGGCTCACGGTCATCAACGCGACGTCGATTTTCGGCAATGTCGAAGTCAAGGTTCCGGAGAACATCACTCTGCGCGGCAGCGGCACCGGGATCTTCGCCAACTTCGAGGTGGAGAACACCGAGTCCGCCGATCCGGAGGCGCCGGTCGTCGTCGTCAACGGCTACTCCGTCTTCGGGAACGTCGAGGCCAAGCCCAAGCGGGGCAAGCTGATCGAGAACCTCCAGCGCCAGCTGCGCAAGCACCTCGGCCACTGA